A region from the Lytechinus variegatus isolate NC3 chromosome 6, Lvar_3.0, whole genome shotgun sequence genome encodes:
- the LOC121417589 gene encoding serine/threonine-protein phosphatase 6 regulatory ankyrin repeat subunit B-like: MEDNGGGTALHRAARKGHIKVIKYLISEGAEVNKEDNKGETALHRAAENGHIDVMKYLISEGAEVNKEDNRGNTALHHSYWYIPIDFKHLTSEGAEIKKEGNGTRTALPRFYSYSPIDFMKNLTRKRAEVSKEEIGGRTSLPRSCSYTQIDVIKYLISEGAEVNKEDNLGSTALHRAAWSGHVDLIKYLISEGGDVNKEDNGAEVNKENNGGETALHRAAWNSHIDVTKYLISEGAEVNKENNDGETALHRAACKSHTDVIKYLISEGAEVNKEDNGGGTALHRAAWNRHIDVTKYLISEGAEVNKENNVGETALHRAAWNSHTDVIKYLISEGAEVNKEDNGGETALHRAACNSHTDVIKYLISEGAEVNKEDNGGGTALHRAAWNSHIDVTKYLISEGAEVNKENNDGETALHRAACKSHTDVIKYLISEGAEVNKEDNGGGTALHRAAWNRHIDVTKYLISEGAEVNKENNVGETALHRAAWNSHTDVIKYLISEGAEVNKEYNVGGTALHRAAYKGHIDVIKYLISEGAEVNQEDNVGITALHNAAWNSHIDVIKYLVSKGAEVNKEANGRVTASYPAAWNIHIDYFKYLISKGVEVNKEGKRSWTALHRAAENGNIAVIKYLISEGAEGHIDVIKYLISEGAEVNKEDNKGETALHHAAEKGHIDVIKYLISEGAEVNKEDNGSGTALHRAAENGNIAVIKYLISEGVDFNQEENDGGTALYRAAENGHIDVIKYLISEGAEVNKEDNEGETALHQAAEKGHIDLIKYLISEGAEVNKEDNKGETALYLAAWKGHIDVIKYLISEGAEVDKEDNEGETALHHAAEKAEVNKEDNGGGNALHRAAQNGHIDVIKYLISEGAEVNKEDNGGGNALHRAAENGHIDVIKYLINEGAEVNKEDNGGGAALHRAAENGHIDVIKYLISEGAEVNKEDNGGGTALHRAAWNSHIDVIKYLISEGAEVNEEDNGGGTALHCAAWKGRIDVIKYLISQGIEFNKGDKDSRTALHFAAENAHYDVIKYLISQGADVNKTTANGWTVLHCAAANCSFGVIEYLLSVAGEANRNAEDQHALLLKGDPLEVNKADNEGRTALHIAVHHGYIDVVKFLLTSGARSDTEDIRGQTPLRQSLAIGHRDIAALLIDKLNAKSDSVAIHLAVMHGHTSIIEKLIAKGSDINVQSNDGQTCLHKAIKLCYQKKRNVGDTETLRKVSKEYYSGRLSPEKALVFYLLENGARIDIKDEAGCLPIHYANDEMIRQMILARSPSLDDVQSARGRPSNSNVASVKVIRNSSQEINLEDHGISMYLPPGAVPPDVSCQITLTICTENTCVDITEGEPMVCYGIKCDPQPLIFNQPVKITIPHSSLVVNPEQVKPDIVCRVWDSIKGKSVKIEIGVKQYTYYW; this comes from the exons ATGGAGGATAATGGTGGTGGGACTGCATTACATCGTGCTGCTCGGAAGGGTCATATTAAAGTCATCaaatatttgatcagtgagggagctgaggtAAACAAGGAGGATAATAAAGGCGAGACTGCATTACACCGTGCTGCTGAGAACGGTCATATTGATGTCATGAAATATCTGATAAGTGAGGGAGCTGAGGTTaataaggaggataatcgtgGTAATACTGCATTACACCATTCTTATTGGTACATTCCTATTGACTTCAAACATCTGACCAGTGAGGGAGCTGAGATCAAAAAGGAGGGCAATGGTACTAGGACTGCATTACCCCGTTTTTATTCGTACAGTCCTATTGACTTCATGAAAAATCTGACCAGGAAGAGAGCTGAGGTCAGTAAAGAGGAAATTGGTGGTAGGACTTCATTACCACGTTCCTGTTCATACACTCAgattgacgtcatcaaatacttgatcagtgagggagctgaggtcaataaaGAGGATAATCTAGGTTCGACTGCATTACATCGTGCTGCTTGGAGTGGTCACGTTGAcctcatcaaatatctgatcagtgagggaggTGAcgtcaataaggaggataatggtg ctgaggtAAACAAGGAGAATAATGGTGGTGAGACTGCATTACACCGTGCTGCTTGGAACAGTCATATCGACGtcaccaaatatctgatcagtgagggagctgaggtAAACAAGGAGAATAATGATGGTGAGACTGCATTACACCGTGCTGCTTGCAAGAGTCATACTGACgttatcaaatatctgatcagtgagggagctgaggtAAACAAGGAGGATAATGGTGGTGGGACTGCATTACACCGTGCTGCTTGGAACAGACATATCGACGtcaccaaatatctgatcagtgagggagctgaggtAAACAAGGAGAATAATGTTGGTGAGACTGCATTACACCGTGCTGCTTGGAACAGTCATACTGACgttatcaaatatctgatcagtgagggagctgaggtTAATAAGGAGGATAATGGTGGTGAGACTGCATTACACCGTGCTGCTTGCAACAGTCATACTGACgttatcaaatatctgatcagtgagggagctgaggtAAACAAGGAGGATAATGGTGGTGGGACTGCATTACACCGTGCTGCTTGGAACAGTCATATCGACGtcaccaaatatctgatcagtgagggagctgaggtAAACAAGGAGAATAATGATGGTGAGACTGCATTACACCGTGCTGCTTGCAAGAGTCATACTGACgttatcaaatatctgatcagtgagggagctgaggtAAACAAGGAGGATAATGGTGGTGGGACTGCATTACACCGTGCTGCTTGGAACAGACATATCGACGtcaccaaatatctgatcagtgagggagctgaggtAAACAAGGAGAATAATGTTGGTGAGACTGCATTACACCGTGCTGCTTGGAACAGTCATACTGACgttatcaaatatctgatcagtgagggagctgaggtgAACAAGGAGTATAATGTTGGTGGGACTGCATTACACCGTGCTGCTTACAAAGGTCACATTGACgttatcaaatatctgatcagtgagggagctgaggtAAACCAGGAGGATAATGTCGGTATAACTGCATTACACAATGCTGCTTGGAACAgtcatattgacgtcatcaaatatctggtGAGTaagggagctgaggtcaataaggaggCTAATGGTCGTGTGACTGCATCATACCCTGCTGCTTGGAACATTCATATTGACTACTTTAAATATCTGATCAGTAAGGGAGTCGAAGTAAATAAGGAGGGTAAACGTAGTTGGACTGCATTGCACCGTGCTGCTGAGAATGGTAATATTGCCGTCATCaaatatttgatcagtgagggagctgag GGTCATATcgacgtcatcaaatatctgatcagtgagggagctgaggtAAACAAGGAGGATAATAAAGGCGAGACTGCATTACACCATGCTGCTGAGAAGGGTCATATcgacgtcatcaaatatctgatcagtgaggggGCTGAGGTTAATAAGGAGGATAATGGTAGTGGGACTGCATTACACCGTGCTGCTGAGAATGGTAATATTGCCGTCATCaaatatttgatcagtgagggagTTGATTTCAATCAGGAGGAAAATGATGGCGGGACTGCATTATACCGTGCTGCTGAGaatggtcatattgacgtcatcaaatatctgatcagtgaagGAGCTGAGGTAAACAAGGAGGATAATGAAGGCGAGACTGCATTACACCAAGCTGCTGAGAAGGGTCATATCGAcctcatcaaatatctgatcagtgagggagctgaggtAAATAAGGAGGATAATAAAGGCGAGACTGCATTATACCTTGCTGCTTGGAAGggtcatattgacgtcatcaaatatctgatcagtgaagGAGCTGAGGTAGACAAGGAGGATAATGAAGGCGAGACTGCATTACACCATGCTGCTGAGAAAg ctgaggtcaataaggaggataatgGTGGTGGGAATGCATTACACCGTGCTGCTCAGaatggtcatattgacgtcatcaaatatctgatcagtgagggagctgaggtcaataaggaggataatgGTGGTGGGAATGCGTTACACCGTGCTGCTGAGAATGGTCATATTGATGTCATAAAATATCTGATCAATGAGGGAG ctgaggtcaataaggaggataatgGTGGTGGGGCTGCATTACACCGTGCTGCTGAGAATGGTCATATCGACGTCAttaaatatctgatcagtgagggagccgaggtcaataaggaggataatgGTGGTGGGACTGCATTACACCGTGCTGCTTGGAACAgtcatattgacgtcatcaaatatctgatcagtgagggagctgaggtcaatGAGGAGGATAATGGTGGTGGGACTGCATTACACTGTGCTGCGTGGAAAGGTCGTATTGACGTCATAAAATATCTGATAAGCCAAGGAATTGAGTTCAATAAGGGGGATAAAGATAGTCGGACTGCATTACACTTTGCTGCTGAGAATGctcattatgacgtcatcaaataccTTATCAGCCAAGGAGCAGATGTGAATAAAACAACAGCCAATGGCTGGACAGTGTTGCACTGTGCTGCAGCAAATTGCAGTTTTGGCGTCATCGAATATCTTCTCAGTGTTGCAGGTGAGGCGAATCGAAACGCAGAAGATCAACACGCATTGCTCCTTAAAGGTGACCCTCTAGAGGTGAATAAAGCAGACAATGAAGGGAGAACAGCATTACACATCGCCGTTCACCATGGTTACATTGACGTTGTTAAATTCCTGCTTACAAGTGGAGCACGAAGTGACACAGAAGACATTCGCGGCCAAACACCCTTACGTCAATCGTTAGCCATTGGGCACAGAGACATTGCTGCTCTGCTTATCGACAAGTTGAATGCTAAG AGTGATTCAGTGGCCATCCATCTAGCTGTGATGCACGGACATACATCCATCATTGAAAAGCTGATTGCTAAAGGATCTGATATCAATGTACAGTCTAATGACGGTCAGACATGTCTTCATAAAGCTATCAAATTATGCTaccaaaagaaaaggaatgttGGAGACACCGAAACACTCAGAAAG GTATCCAAAGAATACTACAGTGGCAGGTTATCTCCTGAAAAGGCATTGGTGTTCTATCTCTTAGAAAATGGAGCCAGGATTGATATTAAGGATGAAGCAGGTTGCCTACCAATCCACTATGCAAATGATGAAATGATCAGACAGATGATATTGGCAAG